ATGAACTATATTGATCGATCCATTTACATGTAGACAACCCCATTAGTGAGGGTTTATTCAGGTTGCAATCATGGACATATTCAGGAAGGAGCAACAGAAACATACCAAGCGGAGAAATTAATGCACTGGAGCGGGCAATCGCCGAAATTACGGAAATGGCCACGGGCTTTGGGTTGGATTTTTATCCCATGCGTTATGAAATATGCCCCGCAGATATTATTTATACATTCGGCGATTATGGAATGTCTACACGATTTGATTTTTTTTCAAAAATTACATGCGCTTCTCCTTGTCCAATATCTGATACAATTAAAGAACAAACTGAACCGGAGGTGCCAGTCATGCAATGGGAAGAAGTTCGTAAGATTTATCCCGATCAATACGTCAAACTGCAAATTCTTGCGTCACATACCGAAGGCAACACCAAGTTTGTTGATGAAGTGGCATTGATCCGTACCATTCAAGACCCGAAAGAAGCGACGAAAGAACTGCTCCAATCCAGGGACGGTGTTATCGTGTCTCATACCGCAAATGACGAGCTGAAGATTGAGATTCGTACACTTCGTGGTTTGCGGGGAGTTGTTCAGCATGAAAATTGAATTTGTCGATGGACTGTTGCAAACATCTTTAACCTTGAATTTTAAAGGACAAACAATCACCATAGACAAACTTGTTATTGATACAGGTGCCTCTCACACATTACTCTCTGCTGATGCTGTAGCAGATATTGGCGTTTATTTTGAGACTGGAGATGAAATCGTCACTGCGTTCGGTATCGGTGGTGAAGAAAGCTGCTTTCGCAAAACATTTGATTCAATTCAGTTAGGTAACTTTCATATTGATAACTATAAATTGGATGTTGGATCACTTCACGAGAAGCTCTTGATTAATGGATTATTAGGACTGGATTTGATGATAGATGCTAATATTGTGCTTGATTTAGCGGGACTTGTTATGTATTCGACAAAGTAAAAGATTAGGTTTGATTTGAATTTATACCTGTAGATAATGAATTTCTTCGAGATACAACGAAACGTTGATTAGGTGTTAATAAGTGGATTTTTAATATAAGTAATCCATCTAGCTTCTCATATAATAACGAAAAGGCGGTGAGCAGAATGTCCATCTCTAAGGAGCAATTGGAGCAACGCTTTAGAGATAAATCGTATGTTGAACTTAAAGATCTAGTCCAATTAATCGAAGAAAACTTTGAATTCAACGTTTCGCAACAAAGGAAAGAAGAGCAACCTACATTCACAGATGAACAAAAGAAGAGAATGACTTCAGTACTTTTCAAAGATGAGAGCGTTCTGGACCAACTTCAGCAAGCTCAGAAAGATCGTAAAGATGGAATTTCCACTTACAGTGACAGCGAAGAAGAGTTCACCAAATTGCTGAACGAGATCGTAAATCAAAATTAATGGCTGTAAGGTTTTCTAGACTACTTATGCACGCATAGCGTTGGCGCGAATGAAGGCGTTTAAGTAGAACCGATGAATGTATTTAAACGCTCAATAACCGGTCGAGAATGATCTCACCGGCTGTTTATGTTTGTTATTATAGACTAAATAAATGGTTCATTGGAATTTGTAAATCTTTAAAGATGTTGGATTGTATCGTTTCCAGCTCCGTATATAAGTGACGCACCTGGTAAGTGCCATCCTCCAAAGTATATACATGAACCGTTCGATTGCCAGGATCAACAATCCAATATTCCTGAACTCCATGCCTCTGGTATAAGTTGAACTTCTCATTAAAATCCTTCAATGCCGTGGAAGGTGACAGCACTTCAATAATTAGGGTCGGAGCACCGTTGCAGCCATTCTTAGCTATTTGGTCCTTCGAACAAACAACCGAAAGATCTGGCTCAGTAATATGATCGGGTGATTGATATTCTTCACTTTCACTGAAGAACACATCAAACGGAGCCACAAACACATAGCAACTCCGATTCTGGAAGAATGTCCGTAGAGCGAATTGAAGTTCTCCTACAATAAATTGATGCAATGAGGTTGGAACTGGAGACATACTATAGGCTTTACCGTTAATGAACTCCCAATTCCCCTCCCATGTCAGCCAATCTTGATAGTTATGGATTTTCTTCTCATCTGGATTTGACACTATGTTTGACCTCCTTCTGATATGCGTACGTTTTTTTACTAATTGTACCAGATCAAATGGAGTGATCCAGGGACGGCGTTATCATCTCCCACACCGCAAACTGAAGATTGAGATTCGTATTGTATAAACTTACCCTTTATTTAGCAATAACATTTCATGGAATGCCATTATCAGTGGTGCAACGCCATGTCCATTGTTTTCTACGATCCGCTCACCATGTATGTAATAGTGATAACTTCCATCACGTACAATACCAGTATCAGGATTCCTTCCTAGACCTGCGCTCTTACATATCCCGGCTAATCTCACTTCGCTATCCTGTTCATAAACATATCTATCTACCGTTCCTTGAAAAGCCTTTTCTCCATGAACCGCTAAACGATTAGGAAGATATCCGAGTCTGACACCTTTTAGGATGGCATATGAAAGCATTAACGTTCCGCTCGATTCCAAATAATTGTCCTCTTTGTCTTGCATGTTCACAACTTGATACCACATTCCATCGTCATGTTGATATACCACTGTTTCCTCAATGGTTT
This window of the Paenibacillus sp. FSL R10-2734 genome carries:
- a CDS encoding retropepsin-like aspartic protease — protein: MKIEFVDGLLQTSLTLNFKGQTITIDKLVIDTGASHTLLSADAVADIGVYFETGDEIVTAFGIGGEESCFRKTFDSIQLGNFHIDNYKLDVGSLHEKLLINGLLGLDLMIDANIVLDLAGLVMYSTK
- a CDS encoding Uma2 family endonuclease — encoded protein: MSNPDEKKIHNYQDWLTWEGNWEFINGKAYSMSPVPTSLHQFIVGELQFALRTFFQNRSCYVFVAPFDVFFSESEEYQSPDHITEPDLSVVCSKDQIAKNGCNGAPTLIIEVLSPSTALKDFNEKFNLYQRHGVQEYWIVDPGNRTVHVYTLEDGTYQVRHLYTELETIQSNIFKDLQIPMNHLFSL